Proteins encoded within one genomic window of Phototrophicus methaneseepsis:
- a CDS encoding carbohydrate ABC transporter permease, which yields MTIKWRDLSLTLLTYIIAILIFFPILWMVLTSFKTEADAFAFPPQLFFEPTLNNWRTALFDTPFLEHLINTLIITIGSTLLAISFGIPAAYALAYYPTKRSDFTLLWLMSTRMLPPVGIIIPIFIIFRDLGLRDTHLGLIIMYTAMNLPLVVWMMRSFFLDVPYEVLEAARIDGVSLWQEFRYVAVPLVMPGLFATLLLCMIFAWNEFFFAFNLTVTDAAPVSVYISSFKTAEGLFWAKMSAAATASVLPVVIAGWFAQRQLVQGLTMGAVK from the coding sequence ATGACGATCAAATGGAGAGACCTCAGCCTGACGCTGCTCACCTATATCATCGCCATTTTAATTTTCTTCCCGATTTTATGGATGGTGCTCACCTCCTTTAAGACCGAAGCAGACGCCTTCGCCTTCCCGCCACAGCTCTTCTTCGAGCCAACGCTCAACAATTGGCGCACAGCTTTATTCGATACGCCATTTCTGGAGCACCTGATAAACACGCTGATTATTACGATTGGCTCCACGCTCCTGGCGATATCGTTCGGCATTCCAGCGGCGTATGCCCTGGCTTACTACCCGACCAAACGCAGTGACTTCACGCTGTTGTGGCTGATGTCGACGCGGATGCTGCCCCCTGTCGGGATCATCATCCCGATTTTCATCATCTTCCGGGACTTGGGCCTGCGGGATACCCACCTGGGCCTGATTATCATGTACACAGCCATGAACCTACCCCTGGTGGTATGGATGATGCGCTCTTTCTTCCTGGATGTACCCTATGAAGTCCTGGAAGCGGCGCGTATCGATGGGGTGAGCTTATGGCAGGAGTTCCGTTATGTAGCGGTGCCGCTGGTGATGCCCGGTTTGTTTGCGACGCTGCTGCTTTGTATGATCTTCGCCTGGAATGAATTTTTCTTCGCATTCAACCTGACTGTGACGGATGCAGCGCCAGTTTCTGTGTATATTTCTTCTTTTAAGACGGCAGAAGGCTTATTTTGGGCTAAAATGTCCGCAGCGGCAACGGCATCCGTCCTGCCTGTTGTGATTGCAGGATGGTTCGCACAACGTCAATTGGTACAGGGGCTCACAATGGGTGCTGTTAAGTGA
- a CDS encoding carbohydrate ABC transporter permease, with protein sequence MQNVAVLERHEDPQPQTEDRRHLATIRRLLPTPTIVFMIIVTQLPLLVTLAYSLERWNLLRPDRRAFQGLSNYSKIITDPEFWTIIRNTLVLTISVVILTLVAGMILALLLNRNFIGRGIVRTLLITPFLLMPTVSAVLWKNVLFNPAFGLLAALFALLGLPRPDLLAEHPMISVIVIVVWQWTPFMMLILLAGLQSLAQDQVEAAQIDGGSPLAIFRHIVLPHLQRYIELAVLMETLFILSVFGVIFVTTSGGPGIQTTNLSYGIYQEAFQRWDIGGASALGVYAIILANIVMMLFVRVLRRGQNNGGSSA encoded by the coding sequence ATGCAAAATGTTGCAGTTCTCGAACGACACGAGGATCCACAACCACAAACAGAGGATCGTCGTCATTTAGCCACAATCCGACGGTTGCTGCCAACGCCTACCATCGTCTTTATGATTATCGTCACGCAGCTACCCCTGCTTGTGACGCTAGCCTACAGCCTGGAACGTTGGAACTTGCTGCGCCCGGATCGGCGTGCTTTCCAGGGATTATCAAACTACAGCAAAATTATTACCGACCCTGAATTCTGGACGATCATCCGTAATACGCTTGTTTTGACGATCTCTGTCGTCATCCTGACGCTGGTTGCTGGCATGATCCTGGCGCTGCTGCTCAATCGGAACTTCATCGGGCGGGGCATCGTACGCACATTGCTGATTACACCCTTCCTGTTAATGCCAACAGTCTCCGCTGTTTTGTGGAAGAACGTGCTCTTTAACCCGGCTTTTGGCTTGCTGGCGGCACTTTTTGCGCTGCTTGGTCTGCCGCGTCCTGATCTGCTTGCAGAGCATCCGATGATCTCTGTGATTGTGATCGTGGTATGGCAGTGGACGCCGTTTATGATGCTGATTTTGCTGGCGGGCTTGCAATCCCTGGCACAAGACCAGGTCGAGGCGGCCCAGATTGACGGCGGTAGCCCGCTGGCGATCTTCCGCCATATTGTTTTGCCCCATTTACAGCGCTATATCGAACTCGCTGTCTTGATGGAAACGCTGTTCATCCTGAGTGTTTTTGGCGTTATCTTCGTGACGACCTCTGGCGGGCCGGGTATCCAGACGACGAATTTGTCATACGGTATCTACCAGGAAGCTTTCCAGAGATGGGATATCGGCGGTGCCAGCGCGCTTGGCGTGTATGCCATCATCCTGGCGAATATCGTGATGATGTTATTCGTCCGTGTGCTGCGGCGCGGTCAGAATAATGGAGGATCAAGCGCATGA